A DNA window from Allokutzneria albata contains the following coding sequences:
- a CDS encoding Dps family protein: MSPITSTLGDAARQTTGAALQGALVDLVDLSLVAKQAHWNVVGKRFRDVHLQLDELVAAAREFTDQVAERASAIGVSPDGRAGTVTETSGVPRFPEGWQQADDVVNAIVTTLDTVVQRMRARVDETEKSDPVTQDLLIAVTAKLEEARWMWQAQLA; the protein is encoded by the coding sequence ATGAGCCCGATCACGAGCACGTTGGGCGACGCCGCGAGGCAGACGACCGGCGCCGCGCTCCAGGGTGCCCTTGTGGACCTCGTGGACCTGTCCCTGGTGGCCAAGCAGGCCCACTGGAACGTCGTCGGCAAGCGCTTCCGCGACGTCCACCTCCAGCTGGACGAACTGGTGGCGGCGGCCCGTGAGTTCACCGACCAGGTCGCCGAGCGGGCGTCCGCCATCGGTGTCTCGCCGGACGGCAGGGCGGGCACGGTGACCGAGACCTCGGGCGTGCCCCGCTTCCCGGAGGGCTGGCAGCAGGCCGACGACGTGGTGAACGCGATCGTCACCACCCTGGACACGGTGGTCCAGCGGATGCGGGCCCGGGTGGACGAGACGGAGAAGTCCGACCCGGTCACCCAGGACCTGCTCATCGCGGTCACCGCGAAGCTCGAAGAAGCCAGGTGGATGTGGCAGGCGCAGCTCGCCTGA
- a CDS encoding S9 family peptidase yields MTEHPSTDIPERLFDDPEAETRWKERFTARRTSLPGWAEDAPDRNLYVSNASGVWEIYAWDRATDTHRQVTDRPNGTYHGTLTPDGERIWWFADTDGDEFGTWVVEPFAGRAQGAEPEPGVPGTHPGYPAGLQVGSKVVALGMSTDDGTTIWTAPIGGEPTVLYQHKNDAGAGSLSKDERLLSISHSEHGDSRHPALRVLRVADGSVVAEKWDGEGKGLDSIGFAPIAGDPRLLVLHERRGREELLIWDVEADTESLLEFDLPGEIVADWYPDGSGLLVVHTHQSRNNLYRYDFASGELSPLDIPKGTVGSASARPDGTIEYSWSSAGQPPVVRAMSPDGSDRVLLEPAGHRPAPSQNLEDAFVPGKGGPVHALVARPEGREGPLPTVFLLHGGPHAADEDRFSAYRAVWLDAGFAVVHVNYRGSTGYGSAWRDAIEGRPGLTELEDVAVVQDWAVESGLADPRRCVVNGASWGGYLTLLALGTQPERWAAGVAGVPVADYVAAYEDEMEPLRAYDRALFGGSPEELPALYKECSPLTYVDAVRAPVLVLAGENDPRCPIRQIENYLERLAERGAKYEVYRYDAGHGSLVVAETIKQTAAEVAFTRRVLGL; encoded by the coding sequence GTGACGGAGCACCCGAGTACGGACATCCCCGAGCGGCTCTTCGACGATCCCGAGGCCGAGACGCGGTGGAAGGAGCGATTCACCGCGCGCCGCACGTCGTTGCCCGGCTGGGCCGAGGACGCGCCGGACCGCAACCTCTACGTCTCCAACGCCAGCGGAGTCTGGGAGATCTACGCCTGGGACCGGGCCACGGACACCCACCGGCAGGTGACCGACCGGCCGAACGGGACCTACCACGGCACGCTCACCCCGGACGGCGAGCGGATCTGGTGGTTCGCCGACACCGACGGCGACGAGTTCGGGACCTGGGTGGTGGAGCCGTTCGCCGGGCGGGCGCAGGGTGCCGAGCCCGAGCCGGGCGTTCCCGGCACGCACCCGGGCTACCCGGCCGGACTGCAGGTGGGCTCGAAGGTCGTCGCGCTGGGCATGTCCACCGACGACGGGACGACGATCTGGACGGCGCCCATCGGGGGCGAGCCGACCGTGCTCTACCAGCACAAGAACGACGCGGGCGCCGGATCGCTGTCGAAGGACGAGCGGCTGCTGTCGATCTCGCACTCCGAGCACGGCGACTCGCGGCACCCCGCGCTGCGCGTGCTGCGCGTGGCGGACGGCTCGGTCGTCGCGGAGAAGTGGGACGGCGAGGGCAAGGGCCTGGACTCCATCGGGTTCGCGCCGATCGCCGGTGACCCGAGGCTGCTGGTGCTGCACGAGCGGCGCGGCCGCGAGGAGCTGCTGATCTGGGACGTCGAGGCCGACACCGAGTCCCTGCTCGAGTTCGACCTGCCGGGCGAGATCGTCGCCGACTGGTACCCGGACGGCTCCGGATTGCTTGTCGTGCACACCCACCAGAGCCGGAACAACTTGTACCGCTACGACTTCGCCAGCGGTGAGCTGTCTCCTTTGGACATTCCAAAGGGGACAGTCGGCAGTGCTTCCGCTCGACCGGACGGGACGATCGAGTACTCGTGGTCCTCGGCAGGGCAGCCGCCGGTCGTGCGCGCGATGTCGCCGGACGGCTCGGACCGCGTGCTGCTGGAGCCCGCTGGGCACCGGCCTGCGCCTTCGCAGAACCTCGAAGACGCCTTCGTCCCGGGCAAGGGCGGCCCCGTGCACGCATTGGTCGCGCGGCCCGAGGGCAGGGAAGGCCCGCTGCCGACCGTGTTCCTGTTGCACGGTGGGCCGCACGCGGCGGACGAGGACCGCTTCTCGGCCTACCGCGCGGTGTGGCTGGACGCGGGCTTCGCGGTGGTCCACGTGAACTACCGCGGCTCGACCGGCTACGGCTCGGCCTGGCGCGACGCGATCGAGGGCCGCCCCGGTCTGACCGAGCTGGAAGACGTTGCGGTGGTTCAGGATTGGGCCGTCGAGTCCGGACTCGCCGACCCGCGGCGGTGCGTGGTCAACGGCGCTTCGTGGGGCGGGTACCTGACGCTGCTCGCGCTGGGGACGCAGCCGGAGCGCTGGGCGGCCGGTGTGGCCGGGGTGCCGGTCGCGGACTACGTCGCGGCCTACGAGGACGAGATGGAGCCGCTGCGCGCGTACGACCGCGCGCTGTTCGGTGGCTCGCCGGAGGAGCTTCCCGCGCTGTACAAGGAATGTTCGCCGCTGACCTATGTGGACGCGGTGCGCGCTCCGGTGCTGGTGCTCGCCGGTGAGAACGACCCGCGCTGCCCGATCCGGCAGATCGAGAACTACCTGGAGCGGCTGGCGGAGCGCGGGGCCAAGTACGAGGTCTACCGCTACGACGCGGGCCACGGCTCCCTGGTGGTCGCCGAGACCATCAAGCAGACCGCGGCGGAGGTGGCGTTCACCCGGCGGGTGCTCGGGCTCTGA
- a CDS encoding MauE/DoxX family redox-associated membrane protein, with translation MTYLVLACRAVLVGVFVVSLFGKLRSRTAYRDFVAATATLLSTTPARARQPAKLTLTAELVVTCALLITPLTRPALVMATALLLCFTAALTQALLRGTRTPCRCFGRPTPVSPSHVLRNTALIAVAMTALITDFALTQ, from the coding sequence ATGACGTACCTGGTCCTCGCCTGCCGAGCCGTGCTCGTCGGCGTGTTCGTGGTGTCACTGTTCGGAAAGCTGCGCAGCCGAACCGCGTACCGGGACTTCGTCGCAGCCACCGCGACCCTGCTCTCCACCACTCCCGCCCGTGCCCGTCAGCCGGCCAAGCTCACCCTCACCGCCGAACTCGTGGTGACCTGCGCGTTGCTCATCACGCCCCTGACCCGCCCAGCCCTCGTCATGGCCACCGCGCTCCTCCTGTGCTTCACCGCAGCCCTGACCCAGGCCCTGCTCCGCGGCACCCGGACCCCCTGCCGCTGCTTCGGCCGCCCCACCCCGGTCAGCCCCAGCCACGTACTCCGCAACACCGCCCTGATCGCCGTAGCAATGACAGCCCTGATAACCGACTTCGCCCTCACCCAGTAA